In Pseudomonas putida, a genomic segment contains:
- the proB gene encoding glutamate 5-kinase, with protein MRSKVTGAKRWVVKIGSALLTADGKGLDRGAMAVWVEQMVALREAGVELVLVSSGAVAAGMSQLGWTSRPSAMNELQAAASIGQMRLVQAWESSFGEHGKHTAQILLTHDDLSDRKRYLNARSTLRTLVDLGVVPVINENDTVVTDEIRFGDNDTLAALVANLVEADLLVILTDRDGMFDADPRNNPEAQLIYEARADDPALDAVAGGTGGALGRGGMQTKLRAARLAARSGAHTIIIGGRIERVLDRLKAGERLGTLLSPERGMLAARKQWLAGHLQTRGTLVLDAGAVQALRQANKSLLPVGVKTVQGSFRRGEMVVCVGPDGLEVARGLANYSALEAQKIIGQPSDAIESVLGYIAEPELVHRDNLVLV; from the coding sequence ATGCGAAGCAAGGTGACAGGCGCCAAGCGCTGGGTCGTGAAGATCGGCAGCGCCCTGCTGACGGCCGATGGCAAGGGCCTCGACCGCGGCGCCATGGCCGTTTGGGTCGAGCAGATGGTGGCATTGCGGGAAGCGGGCGTTGAACTGGTACTGGTCTCCTCCGGGGCCGTGGCCGCCGGCATGAGCCAGTTGGGCTGGACCTCGCGACCGAGCGCGATGAACGAGCTGCAGGCCGCCGCCTCGATCGGCCAGATGCGCCTGGTGCAGGCCTGGGAGTCGAGTTTCGGCGAGCATGGCAAGCACACCGCGCAGATCCTCCTGACCCATGACGACCTGTCCGACCGCAAGCGTTACCTCAATGCCCGCAGCACCCTGCGTACCCTGGTCGACCTGGGTGTGGTGCCGGTGATCAACGAGAACGACACGGTGGTCACCGACGAGATCCGCTTCGGCGACAACGACACCCTCGCCGCGCTGGTGGCCAACCTGGTCGAAGCCGACCTGCTGGTGATCCTCACCGACCGCGATGGCATGTTCGATGCCGACCCGCGCAACAACCCCGAGGCCCAGTTGATCTACGAGGCCCGCGCCGATGACCCGGCGCTGGACGCCGTGGCTGGCGGCACCGGCGGCGCCCTGGGCCGCGGCGGCATGCAGACCAAGCTGCGCGCAGCGCGTCTGGCGGCCCGCTCCGGTGCCCACACCATCATCATCGGCGGGCGCATCGAGCGCGTGCTCGACCGTCTCAAGGCGGGCGAGCGCCTGGGTACCCTGCTGTCGCCCGAGCGCGGCATGCTGGCGGCGCGCAAGCAGTGGCTGGCTGGCCACCTGCAGACCCGCGGCACGCTGGTGCTCGACGCCGGTGCCGTGCAGGCCCTGCGCCAGGCCAACAAGAGCTTGCTGCCGGTCGGCGTGAAAACCGTGCAGGGCAGCTTCCGCCGCGGCGAGATGGTTGTGTGCGTCGGCCCGGACGGTCTTGAGGTTGCGCGTGGCCTGGCCAACTACAGCGCGCTGGAGGCGCAGAAGATCATTGGCCAGCCGTCGGACGCCATCGAGTCCGTGCTGGGCTACATCGCCGAGCCGGAGCTGGTGCACCGCGACAATCTGGTGCTGGTATGA
- a CDS encoding TIGR00645 family protein, whose amino-acid sequence MERFLENAMYASRWLLAPIYFGLSLGLLALALKFFQEVVHVLPNVFALSEADLILVILSLIDMSLVGGLLVMVMISGYENFVSQLDIDDSKEKLNWLGKMDSSSLKMKVAASIVAISSIHLLRVFMDAQNISTDYLMWYVIIHMTFVVSAFCMGYLDKLTKH is encoded by the coding sequence ATGGAACGTTTTCTCGAAAATGCGATGTATGCCTCGCGCTGGCTGCTCGCGCCCATTTACTTCGGCCTGTCCCTCGGCTTGCTCGCCCTGGCGCTGAAATTCTTCCAGGAAGTGGTGCACGTCCTGCCCAACGTCTTCGCCTTGAGTGAGGCCGACCTGATCCTGGTGATCCTCTCGCTGATCGACATGTCGCTGGTTGGCGGCCTGCTGGTGATGGTGATGATCTCCGGCTACGAGAACTTCGTCTCGCAACTGGACATCGACGACAGCAAGGAAAAGCTCAACTGGCTGGGCAAGATGGATTCTTCGTCGCTGAAGATGAAGGTCGCGGCGTCGATCGTGGCGATTTCCTCGATCCACCTGCTGCGGGTGTTCATGGACGCGCAGAACATCTCCACGGATTACCTGATGTGGTACGTGATCATCCACATGACTTTCGTCGTGTCGGCCTTCTGCATGGGTTACCTGGACAAGCTGACCAAGCACTGA
- the rpmA gene encoding 50S ribosomal protein L27: MAHKKAGGSTRNGRDSESKRLGVKMYGGQVIKPGNIIVRQRGTEFHAGYGVGMGKDHTLFAKIEGVIKFEKKGEFMRRYVSIVAA, from the coding sequence ATGGCTCACAAGAAGGCTGGTGGTAGTACTCGTAACGGTCGCGACTCAGAATCGAAACGCCTTGGCGTGAAGATGTATGGCGGCCAGGTTATCAAGCCAGGCAACATCATCGTCCGTCAGCGCGGCACCGAATTCCACGCTGGCTACGGCGTTGGCATGGGCAAGGACCACACCTTGTTCGCCAAGATCGAAGGCGTGATCAAGTTCGAGAAGAAAGGCGAGTTCATGCGCCGTTACGTGAGCATCGTCGCCGCTTAA
- a CDS encoding DUF3015 domain-containing protein, whose amino-acid sequence MKRILLGTLFTVVSLNAMAEAPGGPNCGWGNLLFEGQRGTPAHFLASTTNGTSGNATFGMTSGTNGCSTKAALTYGGKSWFAMNGMMNELSEDMAMGQGEALTTYAVVLGVAPEDRGYFASVTHQHFNQIFSSADVNAETVHANTLAVLKSDPRLAKYATEA is encoded by the coding sequence ATGAAACGGATTCTTCTGGGTACTCTGTTCACCGTGGTCTCCCTCAACGCCATGGCCGAAGCGCCAGGTGGCCCGAACTGCGGCTGGGGTAACCTGCTGTTCGAAGGCCAACGTGGCACCCCGGCCCACTTCCTGGCCTCCACCACCAACGGCACCTCCGGTAACGCCACCTTCGGCATGACCTCCGGTACCAACGGTTGCTCCACCAAAGCTGCACTGACCTACGGCGGCAAATCCTGGTTCGCCATGAATGGCATGATGAACGAGCTGTCCGAAGACATGGCCATGGGCCAAGGCGAAGCGCTGACCACCTATGCGGTGGTACTGGGCGTCGCACCTGAAGACCGCGGCTACTTCGCATCGGTCACCCACCAGCACTTCAACCAGATCTTCAGCAGCGCCGACGTGAACGCCGAAACCGTTCATGCCAACACCCTGGCTGTCCTGAAGAGCGACCCACGCCTGGCCAAATACGCCACCGAGGCCTGA
- the rplU gene encoding 50S ribosomal protein L21, translated as MSYAVIVTGGKQYKVAEGEFLKVEKLEVATGESVTFDRVLLVANGEEVTIGAPVVAGAKVVAEVVSQGRHDKVRIIKFRRRKHHMKRMGHRQWFTEIKITGIQA; from the coding sequence ATGTCTTACGCAGTAATCGTTACCGGCGGCAAGCAGTACAAAGTCGCTGAAGGTGAATTCCTCAAGGTCGAGAAACTGGAAGTCGCCACTGGCGAATCCGTGACTTTCGACCGCGTTCTGCTGGTTGCCAACGGTGAAGAAGTCACCATCGGCGCACCAGTCGTCGCCGGCGCTAAAGTGGTTGCCGAAGTCGTTTCGCAAGGCCGTCACGATAAAGTACGCATCATCAAGTTCCGTCGTCGTAAGCACCACATGAAGCGTATGGGCCACCGCCAGTGGTTCACCGAGATCAAAATCACCGGTATCCAGGCTTAA
- a CDS encoding FKBP-type peptidyl-prolyl cis-trans isomerase: MSDINLSTDETRVSYGIGRQLGGQLRDNPPPGVSLEAILVGLTDAFNGAESRVSEADLSASFKVIREVMQAEAAAKAEAAAAAGKEFLVENAKRDGITTLASGLQYEVITAGEGAQPTRESNVRTHYHGTLIDGTVFDSSYERGQPAEFPVGGVIPGWTEALQLMNAGSKWRLYVPSELAYGAQGVGSIPPHSVLVFDVELLDVL, from the coding sequence ATGTCCGATATCAACCTGTCCACCGACGAAACACGCGTCAGCTACGGCATCGGCCGTCAGCTGGGCGGCCAGCTGCGCGACAACCCGCCACCAGGCGTCAGCCTGGAAGCCATCCTGGTCGGCCTGACCGACGCCTTCAATGGCGCCGAAAGCCGCGTCAGCGAAGCCGACCTGTCGGCCAGCTTCAAGGTCATTCGTGAAGTCATGCAGGCCGAAGCGGCTGCCAAGGCCGAAGCTGCCGCTGCTGCCGGCAAGGAGTTCCTGGTCGAGAACGCCAAGCGTGATGGCATCACCACCCTGGCTTCGGGCCTGCAGTACGAAGTGATCACCGCAGGTGAAGGCGCCCAGCCAACCCGCGAAAGCAACGTGCGCACCCACTACCACGGCACCCTGATCGACGGCACCGTCTTCGACAGCTCCTACGAGCGTGGCCAGCCGGCCGAGTTCCCGGTGGGTGGCGTGATCCCAGGCTGGACCGAAGCGCTGCAACTGATGAACGCTGGCAGCAAATGGCGCCTGTACGTGCCGAGCGAGCTGGCCTATGGCGCCCAAGGCGTTGGCAGCATCCCGCCGCACAGCGTGCTGGTGTTCGACGTCGAGCTGCTCGACGTTCTGTAA
- a CDS encoding polyprenyl synthetase family protein, translating into MQPQTFYRAVADDFSAVDEIIKKQLTSRVPLVSKIGDYITSAGGKRLRPLLVLLCGKALGREGDDLRLLAATIEFLHTATLLHDDVVDMSGMRRGRSTANALWGNAPSVLVGDFLYSRSFEMMVELGSMPVMQILSKATRVIAEGEVLQLSRVRDASTTEEIYMDVIRGKTAMLFEASTHSAAALAGGTEAQREALRTFGDHLGVAFQLVDDLLDYEGDAEALGKNVGDDLAEGKPTLPLIYTMREGTPEQAALVRQAIQKGGLEDLEQIREAVKTSGALAYTAQLARDYVKRAIDCLEVLPASEYRDALVELSEFAVARTH; encoded by the coding sequence ATGCAACCCCAAACCTTCTACCGCGCGGTAGCTGACGATTTCAGCGCCGTCGACGAGATCATCAAGAAACAGCTGACCTCGCGCGTGCCGCTGGTATCGAAGATCGGCGACTATATCACGTCCGCCGGCGGCAAACGCCTGCGCCCACTGCTGGTGCTGCTCTGCGGCAAGGCCCTAGGCCGCGAGGGCGACGACCTGCGCCTGCTGGCCGCGACCATCGAGTTCCTGCACACCGCCACCCTACTGCACGACGACGTGGTCGACATGTCCGGCATGCGCCGCGGCCGCTCCACCGCCAATGCCCTGTGGGGCAACGCGCCAAGCGTGCTGGTCGGCGACTTCCTGTACTCGCGCTCGTTCGAGATGATGGTCGAACTGGGTTCGATGCCGGTCATGCAGATCCTCTCCAAGGCCACCCGGGTGATCGCCGAAGGCGAGGTGCTGCAGTTGTCGCGCGTGCGCGACGCCAGCACCACCGAGGAGATCTACATGGACGTCATCCGCGGCAAGACCGCGATGCTGTTCGAGGCCTCGACCCACAGCGCCGCCGCCCTGGCCGGTGGCACCGAGGCCCAGCGCGAAGCCCTGCGCACCTTCGGCGACCACCTGGGCGTCGCCTTCCAGCTGGTCGACGACCTGCTCGACTATGAAGGTGATGCCGAGGCCCTGGGCAAGAACGTCGGCGATGACCTGGCCGAAGGCAAGCCGACCCTGCCGCTGATCTACACCATGCGCGAAGGCACGCCGGAGCAGGCTGCGCTGGTGCGCCAGGCGATCCAGAAGGGTGGCCTGGAAGACCTCGAGCAGATCCGCGAGGCGGTCAAGACCTCCGGTGCACTGGCCTACACCGCGCAGTTGGCGCGCGACTACGTCAAGCGTGCGATCGACTGCCTGGAAGTGCTGCCGGCCAGTGAATATCGTGATGCGCTGGTCGAGTTGAGCGAGTTTGCGGTCGCGCGTACGCACTGA
- a CDS encoding CreA family protein, which produces MSVLKRALGVLALALPMVAGAEEIGQVSTVFKFLGPNDRIVVEAFDDPKVEGVTCYLSRAKTGGVKGGLGLAEDRAEASIACRQVGPISFRGELKDGEEVFKERTSLVFKTMQVVRFLDKKRNTLVYLVYSDRMIEGSPQNAVTAIPILPWAQ; this is translated from the coding sequence ATGAGCGTGCTGAAGCGGGCGCTGGGCGTCCTGGCATTGGCTTTGCCGATGGTGGCCGGGGCCGAGGAGATCGGTCAGGTTTCCACCGTGTTCAAGTTTCTCGGGCCAAACGACCGCATCGTCGTCGAAGCGTTCGACGACCCCAAGGTCGAGGGTGTGACCTGTTACCTGTCGCGGGCCAAGACCGGTGGAGTGAAAGGTGGGCTGGGCTTGGCCGAGGACCGTGCGGAGGCATCGATTGCCTGTCGTCAGGTCGGGCCGATCAGCTTCAGGGGTGAGCTCAAGGATGGCGAGGAGGTGTTTAAGGAGCGCACCTCGCTGGTGTTCAAGACCATGCAGGTGGTGCGCTTCCTGGACAAGAAGCGCAATACGCTGGTGTACCTGGTGTACAGCGACCGCATGATCGAAGGCAGCCCGCAGAATGCGGTGACGGCGATTCCGATCTTGCCGTGGGCTCAATGA
- the cgtA gene encoding Obg family GTPase CgtA produces the protein MKFVDEVSIRVKAGDGGNGCMSFRREKFIENGGPNGGDGGDGGSVYMVADENLNTLVDYRYTRHHEAQRGANGGSTDCTGKKGEDLFLRVPVGTTVIDATTQEVIGDLIAPGQKLMVAQGGWHGLGNTRFKSSTNRAPRQTTPGKPGDQRDLKMELKVLADVGLLGLPNAGKSTFIRSVSAAKPKVADYPFTTLVPNLGVVSVDRWKSFVIADIPGLIEGASDGAGLGIRFLKHLARTRVLLHLVDLAPLDESDPADAAEVIINELAQFSPSLIERERWLVLNKCDMLMDDERDERAKAVIERLQWEGPVYMISAIAKQGTEKLSHDLMRYLEERADRLANDPAYAEELADLDQRIEDEARAQLQALDDARTLRRTGVKSVHDIGDDDGWDDDFEDDEDGPEIIYVRD, from the coding sequence ATGAAGTTTGTTGACGAAGTATCGATTCGGGTAAAGGCCGGTGACGGCGGTAACGGTTGCATGAGCTTCCGCCGCGAGAAGTTCATCGAGAACGGTGGCCCCAACGGTGGCGACGGTGGTGACGGCGGCTCGGTGTACATGGTCGCCGACGAGAACCTCAACACCCTGGTGGACTACCGCTATACCCGTCACCACGAGGCCCAGCGCGGCGCCAACGGCGGCAGCACCGACTGCACCGGCAAGAAAGGCGAGGACCTGTTCCTGCGCGTGCCCGTGGGCACCACGGTGATCGATGCCACCACCCAGGAAGTGATCGGTGACCTGATCGCCCCTGGCCAGAAGCTGATGGTCGCCCAGGGCGGCTGGCACGGGCTGGGCAACACCCGCTTCAAGTCCAGCACCAACCGCGCACCGCGCCAGACCACGCCGGGCAAGCCTGGCGACCAGCGCGACCTGAAGATGGAGCTGAAAGTGCTGGCCGACGTCGGCCTGCTGGGCCTGCCGAACGCCGGCAAGAGCACCTTCATCCGTTCGGTCTCGGCCGCCAAGCCGAAAGTCGCCGACTACCCGTTCACCACCCTGGTGCCGAACCTGGGCGTGGTCAGCGTCGACCGCTGGAAGAGCTTCGTCATCGCCGACATCCCCGGCCTGATCGAAGGCGCATCCGACGGTGCCGGCCTGGGTATTCGCTTCCTCAAGCACCTTGCCCGTACCCGCGTGCTGCTGCACCTGGTCGACCTGGCGCCGCTGGACGAGAGCGACCCGGCCGATGCCGCCGAAGTCATCATCAACGAGCTGGCCCAGTTCAGCCCGTCGCTGATCGAGCGTGAGCGCTGGCTGGTGCTGAACAAGTGCGACATGTTGATGGACGACGAGCGCGACGAGCGGGCCAAGGCCGTGATCGAGCGCCTGCAGTGGGAAGGTCCGGTCTACATGATCTCGGCCATCGCCAAGCAGGGCACCGAGAAGCTCAGCCACGACCTGATGCGCTACCTCGAGGAGCGTGCCGATCGCCTGGCCAACGACCCGGCCTACGCCGAAGAGCTCGCCGACCTCGACCAGCGGATCGAAGACGAAGCCCGTGCCCAGCTGCAGGCCCTGGACGACGCGCGTACCCTGCGCCGTACCGGCGTCAAGAGCGTGCACGACATCGGCGACGACGATGGTTGGGACGATGATTTCGAGGACGACGAAGACGGCCCGGAAATCATTTACGTGCGCGACTGA
- a CDS encoding DUF6482 family protein — protein sequence MNLHQLNTEARAGHVDELNLIAIEGGDYLLEARVSGRAHPLADNRGKRLRVHSVEDARLLLQAIPLMSMNLVHWSVQDEMCGMGTHPEEDLKVPISQRSAW from the coding sequence ATGAACCTGCACCAGCTCAACACCGAGGCCCGGGCGGGCCATGTCGACGAACTGAACCTGATCGCCATCGAAGGCGGTGACTACCTTCTCGAGGCCCGTGTCAGTGGGCGAGCCCATCCGCTGGCCGACAATCGTGGCAAGCGCCTGCGGGTTCACTCGGTCGAGGACGCAAGGCTACTGCTGCAGGCCATTCCGCTGATGTCGATGAACCTGGTGCATTGGTCGGTCCAGGACGAAATGTGCGGCATGGGCACCCACCCCGAAGAAGACCTCAAGGTGCCGATTTCCCAGCGTTCGGCCTGGTAG
- a CDS encoding Lon protease family protein, whose translation MPDPVAARLRLAPEALTRRFSPEQFAFTHTDDLEPFRGVLGQERAVEALQFGVAMPRPGYNVYVMGEPGTGRFSFVKRYLKAEGKRQQTPSDWVYVNHYDDTREPRALELPSGTAHAFIADMGGLIDNLLATFPAVFEHPSYQQKKGAIDRAFNQRYDRALDVIERASLEKDVALYRDASNVAFTPMADGKALDEAEFAQLPEAVREQFHEDIAALEERLNEELASLPQWKRESNNQLRQLNEETITLALQPLLAPLSEKYAENAAVCAYLQSVQLNLLRTVVEQLVDDSKADAVARKLLEEQYAPSLVVGHHVDGGAPVVFEPHPTYDNLFGRIEYSTDQGALYTSYRQLRPGALHRANGGFLILEAEKMLGEPFVWDALKRALQSRKLKMESPLGELGRVATVSLTPQMIPLKVKLVIIGSRQLYYALQDHDPDFQEMFRVLVDFDEDMPMVDENLEQFAQLLRTRTNEEGMAPLTSDAVARLATFSARLAENQSRLSARIGDLFQLVSEADFIRQLASDEMTDAGHIERALKAKATRTGRVSQRVLDDMLAGIILIDTEGAAIGKCNGLTVLEVGDSAFGMPARISATVYPGGSGIVDIEREVNLGQPIHSKGVMILTGYLGSRYAQEFPLAISASIALEQSYGYVDGDSASLGEVCTLISALSRTPLKQCFAITGSINQFGEVQAVGGVNEKIEGFFRLCEARGLTGDQGVIIPRANVATLMLDERVLQAVEAGQFHVYAVKQADEALSLLVGEEAGELDDNGQFTEGSVNARVVERLREIAEMISEEEIKDAEKERLEEMVAQAKPA comes from the coding sequence ATGCCCGATCCCGTCGCTGCGCGCCTGCGTCTTGCGCCTGAAGCCCTGACCCGGCGTTTTTCTCCCGAGCAGTTTGCGTTTACCCATACCGACGATCTGGAGCCTTTTCGTGGTGTCCTGGGCCAGGAACGTGCTGTCGAGGCCCTGCAATTCGGCGTGGCCATGCCGCGCCCCGGTTACAACGTCTACGTGATGGGCGAGCCCGGTACCGGGCGCTTCTCGTTCGTCAAGCGCTACCTCAAGGCCGAGGGCAAGCGCCAGCAGACCCCGTCCGACTGGGTCTACGTCAACCATTACGACGACACCCGCGAGCCTCGCGCGCTGGAGCTGCCCTCGGGGACCGCGCACGCCTTCATCGCTGATATGGGTGGGCTGATCGACAACCTGCTGGCCACCTTCCCTGCGGTGTTCGAGCACCCGTCCTACCAGCAGAAGAAAGGCGCCATCGATCGCGCCTTCAACCAGCGCTACGATCGCGCCCTGGATGTGATCGAGCGGGCTTCGCTGGAAAAGGACGTGGCCCTTTACCGTGACGCCAGCAACGTCGCCTTCACCCCCATGGCCGACGGCAAGGCCCTCGACGAAGCCGAGTTCGCCCAACTGCCCGAGGCAGTGCGCGAGCAGTTCCATGAGGACATCGCCGCCCTCGAAGAGCGCCTCAACGAGGAACTCGCCAGCCTGCCGCAGTGGAAACGTGAGTCGAACAACCAACTGCGCCAGTTGAACGAAGAAACCATCACCCTGGCCCTGCAGCCACTGCTGGCGCCACTTTCGGAGAAGTACGCCGAAAACGCAGCGGTGTGCGCCTACCTGCAGTCGGTGCAGTTGAACCTGCTGCGCACCGTGGTCGAACAACTGGTCGACGACAGCAAGGCCGACGCCGTGGCACGCAAGCTGCTCGAGGAGCAATACGCGCCGAGCCTGGTGGTCGGTCACCACGTCGATGGCGGCGCGCCGGTGGTGTTCGAACCGCACCCGACCTACGACAACCTGTTCGGGCGTATCGAATACAGCACCGATCAGGGCGCGCTGTACACCTCGTACCGCCAGCTGCGTCCCGGCGCCCTGCACCGGGCCAATGGCGGTTTCCTGATCCTCGAAGCGGAAAAGATGCTCGGCGAGCCGTTCGTCTGGGACGCGCTCAAGCGGGCGCTGCAGTCGCGCAAGCTGAAAATGGAATCGCCGCTGGGCGAGCTCGGCAGGGTCGCCACGGTGAGCCTGACGCCGCAGATGATCCCGCTCAAGGTCAAGCTGGTGATCATCGGCTCGCGCCAGTTGTACTACGCGTTGCAGGACCATGATCCGGACTTCCAGGAGATGTTCCGCGTGCTGGTCGACTTCGACGAAGACATGCCGATGGTCGACGAGAACCTCGAGCAGTTCGCCCAACTGTTGCGTACCCGCACCAACGAAGAGGGCATGGCGCCGCTGACCAGTGACGCCGTGGCGCGGCTGGCCACGTTCAGTGCACGTCTGGCGGAAAACCAGTCGCGCCTGTCGGCACGGATCGGCGATCTGTTCCAGCTGGTCAGCGAGGCAGACTTCATCCGCCAACTGGCCAGCGACGAGATGACCGACGCCGGGCACATCGAGCGCGCGCTCAAGGCCAAGGCCACGCGTACCGGCCGGGTCTCGCAGCGGGTGCTCGACGACATGCTCGCCGGCATCATCCTGATCGACACCGAAGGCGCGGCGATCGGCAAGTGCAACGGCCTCACCGTGCTCGAGGTCGGCGACTCGGCGTTCGGCATGCCGGCACGCATCTCGGCCACCGTCTACCCCGGCGGTAGCGGCATCGTCGATATCGAGCGCGAGGTCAACCTGGGCCAGCCGATCCACTCCAAGGGCGTGATGATCCTCACGGGCTACCTGGGCAGCCGCTATGCCCAGGAATTCCCCCTGGCGATCTCGGCGAGCATTGCCCTGGAGCAGTCCTATGGCTACGTCGACGGCGACAGCGCATCGCTGGGCGAGGTCTGCACGCTGATCTCGGCCCTCTCGCGTACGCCGCTCAAGCAGTGCTTCGCCATCACCGGCTCGATCAACCAGTTCGGCGAGGTGCAGGCGGTCGGTGGGGTCAACGAGAAGATCGAAGGCTTCTTCCGCCTCTGCGAGGCCCGTGGGCTGACCGGCGACCAGGGGGTGATCATTCCGCGCGCCAACGTCGCCACGCTGATGCTCGACGAGCGTGTGCTGCAGGCGGTCGAGGCCGGGCAGTTCCATGTCTACGCGGTCAAGCAGGCCGATGAAGCGCTCAGCCTGCTGGTGGGCGAGGAAGCCGGGGAACTCGACGACAACGGGCAGTTCACCGAGGGCAGCGTGAACGCCCGGGTGGTCGAGCGCCTGCGTGAAATCGCCGAAATGATCAGCGAGGAAGAGATCAAGGACGCGGAGAAGGAGCGCCTGGAAGAGATGGTGGCCCAGGCCAAGCCGGCCTGA
- a CDS encoding zinc ribbon domain-containing protein YjdM: MSTLPPCPKCNSEYTYEDGTQLICPECAHEWSASGEPDAASDEVVKKDSVGNVLQDGDTVTVIKDLKVKGSSLVVKVGTKVKNIRLCDGDHDIDCKIDGIGAMKLKSEFVRKV, translated from the coding sequence GTGAGCACGCTGCCACCCTGCCCCAAATGCAACTCCGAATACACCTACGAGGATGGCACTCAGCTGATCTGCCCCGAGTGCGCCCACGAGTGGTCGGCCAGTGGCGAGCCCGACGCGGCCAGCGACGAGGTGGTGAAGAAGGATTCGGTCGGTAATGTCCTGCAGGACGGCGATACCGTCACCGTGATCAAGGACCTCAAGGTCAAGGGCTCCTCGCTGGTGGTCAAGGTCGGTACCAAGGTCAAGAACATCCGCCTGTGCGACGGTGACCACGACATCGACTGCAAGATCGACGGCATCGGCGCCATGAAACTCAAGTCCGAGTTCGTGCGTAAGGTCTGA